A single window of SAR324 cluster bacterium DNA harbors:
- a CDS encoding heme-binding protein — MRLNLFLRSIGVVLMINLILSACSVVGVRALEEPTYQIRIKEGNFEIREYASYLVAEVFMEGEDFDEASGDGFRILADYIFGNNLSRSASVQMAGKAEAASENIAMTAPVQMDQGEQPDQWRMAFSLPSKWNLETAPVPNDQQVNLREVSPEQMVVLQFSGRMGARDLEEKEQELRQWATKQGITVVGLVRTARYDPPWTLPFLRKNEVQLKVED; from the coding sequence ATGCGTTTAAATCTCTTCCTTCGTTCAATTGGAGTTGTCTTGATGATCAACCTGATCTTGTCGGCATGTTCGGTAGTGGGAGTGCGAGCATTGGAGGAACCGACCTATCAGATACGGATCAAGGAAGGTAATTTTGAAATTCGTGAATACGCCTCCTATCTAGTTGCAGAGGTCTTCATGGAGGGAGAAGATTTTGACGAAGCATCGGGGGATGGCTTCCGGATTCTGGCAGATTACATCTTTGGCAACAATCTCTCCCGCTCGGCCTCCGTTCAAATGGCAGGAAAAGCTGAAGCTGCCAGCGAGAATATTGCGATGACAGCCCCTGTACAGATGGATCAGGGTGAACAGCCAGATCAATGGCGGATGGCCTTCAGTTTGCCCTCCAAATGGAACTTGGAAACGGCGCCAGTTCCCAATGATCAGCAAGTGAATTTGAGGGAGGTCTCCCCGGAGCAAATGGTAGTCTTACAGTTCAGTGGACGAATGGGAGCCCGCGATCTAGAAGAGAAGGAGCAAGAGTTGAGGCAGTGGGCCACGAAGCAAGGAATCACTGTGGTGGGTTTGGTACGGACCGCTCGCTATGATCCGCCGTGGACGTTGCCGTTTTTGCGAAAGAACGAGGTTCAATTAAAAGTGGAAGATTGA
- a CDS encoding creatininase family protein, giving the protein MEEQIYWEQLRSPQLKSLADANAIIVVPVGSIEQHGPHLPVKVDALLATEVARRAALKVQTHQPILVTPTVWCGLAEHHMDFCGTLTLDFETFHALLRNLCRSIRHHGFRRIFLLNGHGGNIAALNVICSELVRELDGLRVVSGTYWTLPEVAEKFAEILEVQQNVRHAGEAETSMMLALEPELVNQSTLNQADGTLEIPFYGSGVSRWVSFKEVSANGVIGSPSVATAAKGELLLEVAAEGIAGVLQNTALW; this is encoded by the coding sequence ATGGAAGAGCAAATTTATTGGGAGCAATTGCGGTCTCCTCAATTGAAATCACTAGCAGATGCCAATGCCATCATAGTTGTTCCAGTTGGTTCGATAGAGCAACATGGACCACATCTCCCGGTTAAGGTAGACGCACTACTCGCGACAGAGGTAGCGCGGCGGGCTGCGCTGAAAGTTCAGACACATCAGCCAATATTGGTGACTCCGACTGTTTGGTGTGGGCTTGCTGAACATCATATGGATTTTTGCGGCACGCTGACCCTCGATTTTGAAACCTTTCATGCGCTGTTAAGAAATCTTTGTCGCTCCATTCGTCATCATGGGTTTCGACGAATCTTCCTTCTCAATGGTCATGGTGGAAACATTGCTGCTCTGAACGTAATCTGTTCGGAGTTGGTCAGAGAGTTGGATGGATTAAGAGTAGTTTCTGGCACCTATTGGACGCTACCTGAGGTGGCTGAGAAGTTTGCCGAGATTCTTGAAGTCCAGCAGAATGTGCGTCATGCTGGTGAAGCAGAGACTTCGATGATGCTGGCCTTGGAACCGGAACTGGTCAATCAGTCCACCCTCAATCAGGCTGATGGAACGCTAGAGATTCCCTTTTATGGATCCGGGGTTTCCCGTTGGGTATCATTTAAGGAGGTTTCTGCAAATGGTGTGATCGGGAGTCCCTCCGTGGCAACGGCAGCTAAGGGAGAACTATTGCTAGAAGTGGCTGCAGAAGGCATCGCAGGGGTCCTCCAAAATACTGCATTGTGGTGA
- a CDS encoding carbohydrate ABC transporter permease — translation MKRNNLTRYILLYLASALFLIVFIGPFVWLVSSSLQLERQLVQVPTVWLPDPLSLASYKEIFYGAFFDESYVSADGYSSSYQARIYLGSFLNSGIIALSVSFFSVVFGAYAAYPIARLNFRGRYTLLFSILVVRLVPALALAIPIVLFAKKMGMNDNLVTLIFINMSFVLPYSIWLLQAYFKTIPTELEDAARMDGCNRFQVANKIIIPLSIPGLTTAGILAFLLSWGEFLFALLITETEQSFTSTVVAAMFATSLDVNYVTIIAAGVLAVIPPVLFALVFQKYIMSGLLSGAVKS, via the coding sequence GTGAAGCGCAACAATCTCACTCGCTACATTCTGCTCTACCTAGCATCTGCACTTTTTTTGATCGTTTTCATTGGCCCTTTTGTCTGGCTGGTCAGCTCCAGTCTCCAATTGGAGCGCCAACTCGTTCAGGTTCCTACAGTCTGGTTACCAGATCCCCTCAGTCTGGCGAGCTACAAGGAGATTTTTTACGGAGCCTTTTTCGATGAGTCCTACGTCTCTGCCGATGGTTACAGTTCTTCCTATCAAGCCAGGATTTATCTTGGTTCCTTCCTGAATAGCGGGATCATCGCTCTCAGTGTCTCCTTCTTCAGCGTAGTCTTTGGTGCCTATGCTGCTTATCCAATTGCACGCCTGAACTTTCGGGGTCGCTACACTCTACTCTTCTCCATCTTGGTGGTTCGTTTGGTACCAGCCTTGGCCCTAGCGATTCCAATCGTACTTTTCGCCAAGAAGATGGGGATGAACGACAACCTGGTAACGCTGATCTTCATCAACATGTCTTTCGTGCTGCCCTACAGCATCTGGCTGCTCCAGGCTTACTTCAAAACCATCCCTACAGAATTGGAAGACGCAGCTCGCATGGATGGCTGTAATCGCTTCCAGGTAGCGAACAAGATCATAATCCCTCTCTCTATTCCAGGCTTGACCACCGCCGGTATTCTCGCCTTTCTCCTCTCCTGGGGAGAGTTTCTATTTGCCTTGTTGATCACGGAGACCGAACAGTCCTTCACCAGCACAGTGGTTGCCGCAATGTTTGCCACGAGCTTGGATGTCAATTATGTCACCATCATCGCTGCTGGTGTACTTGCCGTGATCCCACCTGTACTCTTCGCTCTCGTCTTCCAAAAATATATTATGAGCGGTCTGCTCTCTGGTGCTGTGAAGAGTTGA
- a CDS encoding class I SAM-dependent methyltransferase: protein MSLRELYSQHVFPCLCDWAMSSKELQPLRQQCLHGVQGKVLEIGFGTGLNLPFYSKNVVEVHAVDVNPMMAPKALQRIQEVPFPVQHHVLSGESLPMEDESFDFVVSTFTLCSIAKVHQAVQEIWRVLRPGGRFCFLEHGLSPDPKVASWQYRLNPIQHILGDGCHLNRPMDQIICSQPFQVRPIQTFYLEGVPRVIGCLYQEQVQKPV from the coding sequence ATGTCACTTCGAGAACTCTACTCTCAACACGTTTTCCCCTGTCTCTGCGATTGGGCAATGTCCAGCAAAGAGCTACAGCCACTTCGGCAGCAGTGCTTGCATGGAGTCCAAGGTAAAGTGCTGGAGATAGGTTTTGGGACTGGACTGAATCTTCCCTTTTATTCCAAGAATGTTGTGGAGGTGCATGCGGTTGATGTGAATCCAATGATGGCTCCGAAAGCCCTACAACGGATTCAGGAAGTACCATTTCCTGTTCAGCATCATGTGCTCTCAGGCGAATCCTTGCCAATGGAAGATGAAAGCTTCGACTTTGTGGTGAGTACCTTCACACTGTGTAGTATTGCGAAGGTGCATCAGGCAGTGCAGGAGATCTGGCGGGTGCTGCGACCTGGTGGGCGGTTCTGTTTTCTGGAGCACGGCCTATCGCCGGATCCAAAAGTAGCGAGCTGGCAATATCGTCTGAATCCAATTCAACACATATTGGGGGATGGCTGTCATCTGAACCGTCCGATGGATCAGATCATTTGCTCCCAGCCGTTCCAAGTGAGGCCGATCCAAACCTTTTATTTAGAGGGAGTTCCGCGGGTGATTGGTTGTCTTTATCAAGAGCAAGTACAGAAGCCAGTCTAA
- a CDS encoding sugar ABC transporter permease produces MRAFAQNALSAMTKNPSTEIPQGRLALIFSAPALLILAVTVLVPLAYAIYLSFHRYNLKRAKRPFAGFRNYEKILTDDKFWDSLATSFIFAVSAVAVITVVSFFLALLLDQDYPGRGLLRALLLIPWAIPDVVNALLWKWLLHPAFGVMNALFQMGGLIDDYVAWLSSMPSAIIWVIIAYSWKNIPLATLLILAGLQTIPKTLHEAAELEGASAWKRTLYITLPLLRPTLTVVLIFETIFALKVFDLIYVLTSGGPGKSTTVLGWSIYINTFKKLDFGTGSALAMILGLITLFIAIVFYAFLDRGEKQ; encoded by the coding sequence ATGAGGGCATTCGCTCAGAATGCCCTTTCTGCAATGACGAAGAATCCCTCCACTGAAATTCCCCAAGGAAGATTAGCGTTGATCTTCAGTGCTCCGGCACTGCTGATCCTGGCAGTGACCGTTCTGGTCCCCCTGGCTTATGCGATCTATCTCAGCTTTCATCGCTACAACCTCAAGCGAGCGAAGCGCCCCTTTGCTGGCTTCCGGAATTATGAAAAAATCCTGACAGACGATAAGTTCTGGGATTCCCTGGCAACGAGCTTTATCTTTGCGGTAAGTGCAGTTGCAGTGATCACTGTAGTCTCTTTCTTCCTAGCCTTGCTACTTGATCAGGATTATCCAGGGCGTGGTCTGTTGCGGGCACTTCTGTTGATCCCCTGGGCCATTCCTGATGTTGTGAATGCCTTGCTCTGGAAATGGCTGTTGCATCCAGCCTTTGGGGTAATGAACGCACTCTTTCAAATGGGAGGCCTGATTGATGACTATGTTGCCTGGCTCAGTAGTATGCCCAGTGCAATCATTTGGGTTATCATCGCCTATTCCTGGAAGAACATTCCTCTGGCAACACTGCTGATTCTTGCAGGCTTGCAGACAATTCCAAAAACTCTGCATGAGGCAGCTGAACTCGAGGGAGCCAGCGCTTGGAAGCGCACGCTTTACATTACGCTTCCATTGCTTCGACCAACTCTCACTGTTGTGCTAATTTTTGAAACGATCTTTGCACTCAAGGTTTTCGATCTAATCTATGTGCTTACCTCTGGAGGACCAGGCAAATCAACCACCGTCCTAGGTTGGAGTATCTACATCAATACCTTCAAGAAGCTTGATTTTGGGACAGGCAGTGCTCTTGCCATGATTCTCGGCTTGATCACCCTCTTTATTGCTATTGTCTTCTACGCATTCCTGGATCGGGGAGAAAAACAGTGA
- a CDS encoding extracellular solute-binding protein: MMKKWLTIAALALVGWAAPMSAQDTDVELTGWPYQVDVVRENLERFTSQSGLSATYNPFPSNEYHTKMVSSFASGTNFDVVYVRDSFLAEWAAAGWIIPLTGLPGVDDYMADLPQGIIEQMSFEGEVYGLPYYSGNSVFVYNDRLMKQAGINSPPKTWNDLRSQAQAMKDKGILPKPVVIGLAANENSILRTLEIVSAGFGGKFFNDKLEPVFQEPNSGVRKALAWIADGIKSGWINEASLNQGDGEIDQFMRSGTAAFTLVTDYEMKVLNDSEQSNEAGNIKNALVPGSADATSGTIGYVRLYSITSEADKEKAWKLVQFLGGKDATGAYYVPKRWALEFGLGFSPAPLYKDADVRNSISGWIDPDLLQEQAKYAINRGYRFVPYFSDWETEAWGGFQEIIGGADADSILEELAENWNELQSEY, translated from the coding sequence ATGATGAAGAAATGGTTGACGATTGCTGCGCTTGCCTTGGTTGGTTGGGCAGCTCCCATGTCGGCTCAAGATACTGATGTAGAATTGACTGGCTGGCCCTATCAAGTTGATGTGGTCCGAGAAAACCTTGAGCGTTTCACCAGTCAGTCTGGCTTGAGCGCAACTTACAATCCCTTCCCCAGCAACGAATACCATACCAAGATGGTCTCGAGTTTTGCCTCTGGAACCAACTTTGATGTGGTCTATGTCCGTGACAGCTTCCTAGCAGAGTGGGCCGCAGCTGGCTGGATTATACCCCTAACCGGACTTCCCGGAGTAGATGATTACATGGCGGATCTGCCCCAAGGAATCATCGAACAGATGTCTTTTGAGGGTGAAGTCTACGGACTACCCTACTACTCTGGGAATTCAGTATTCGTTTACAATGATCGCTTGATGAAACAGGCTGGCATTAATTCACCACCCAAGACGTGGAATGATCTAAGGTCACAAGCACAAGCGATGAAGGACAAGGGGATACTCCCCAAACCAGTCGTCATCGGCTTGGCTGCTAACGAAAACTCAATCCTTCGAACCTTGGAGATCGTCTCTGCAGGATTCGGTGGTAAATTCTTCAATGACAAACTGGAACCAGTTTTCCAAGAGCCAAACAGCGGCGTTCGTAAGGCATTAGCCTGGATTGCTGATGGTATCAAGAGTGGCTGGATCAACGAGGCTTCCTTAAACCAGGGCGATGGTGAGATTGATCAATTCATGCGCTCTGGCACAGCTGCCTTCACGCTGGTCACTGATTACGAGATGAAGGTGCTCAACGACTCGGAGCAATCCAATGAGGCCGGTAACATCAAGAACGCCCTGGTTCCTGGTTCCGCCGATGCCACCAGCGGTACCATTGGCTACGTCCGGCTCTATTCAATAACCTCTGAGGCAGATAAGGAAAAAGCTTGGAAACTGGTTCAGTTTCTAGGGGGTAAGGACGCAACTGGTGCCTATTATGTACCGAAGCGCTGGGCTCTAGAGTTTGGACTCGGCTTCTCTCCAGCTCCACTATATAAAGACGCAGACGTGCGCAACTCGATCTCAGGTTGGATTGACCCTGACCTGCTTCAGGAGCAAGCCAAGTATGCCATCAATCGTGGCTACCGCTTCGTTCCCTACTTCTCTGACTGGGAGACTGAGGCCTGGGGTGGATTCCAGGAGATCATTGGCGGTGCTGACGCTGATTCTATCCTTGAAGAATTGGCGGAGAATTGGAACGAGCTGCAGTCAGAGTACTGA
- a CDS encoding dimethylsulfonioproprionate lyase family protein, with product MENRLNDVPDWKYVFQEIDQVYRLGSAGGSPIIRSHQRRVREAISKITKSNPYYTPRQPENKPVSAHWGRALDLADSGPLAHLSRVLYRVESQLTWEYGYQKVPRELAKRYAYCEMMGPQGPIQAEGLILGLVLFAPGTTYPQHRHDEIEESYISLAGAWSENDNAVYAPGSLILNRSTQHHRITVGIREPCLLAYAWIGPPERLSAPEFRFSKLPRRRI from the coding sequence ATGGAAAATCGATTAAATGACGTACCAGACTGGAAGTATGTTTTCCAGGAAATTGACCAGGTCTATCGCTTGGGCTCTGCGGGAGGAAGTCCCATCATCAGGAGTCATCAGCGGCGTGTGCGAGAGGCCATCAGTAAAATCACGAAGAGCAACCCTTACTACACACCAAGACAACCAGAGAACAAACCGGTCAGTGCACACTGGGGCCGAGCGCTTGACTTGGCAGATTCGGGACCGTTGGCCCATTTGTCACGGGTGTTGTATCGGGTGGAGAGCCAACTCACCTGGGAGTATGGTTATCAGAAAGTTCCCAGGGAACTTGCCAAGCGCTATGCCTATTGCGAGATGATGGGACCGCAGGGTCCGATTCAAGCGGAAGGATTGATTCTGGGCTTGGTGCTCTTTGCTCCAGGGACCACCTACCCCCAACACCGTCATGATGAGATTGAGGAGAGCTATATCTCCTTGGCAGGGGCTTGGTCAGAGAATGATAATGCTGTCTATGCTCCGGGATCTTTGATCTTGAATCGTTCCACTCAGCATCATCGGATCACGGTAGGTATTCGTGAACCCTGCTTATTGGCCTATGCCTGGATTGGACCGCCAGAACGCTTGTCAGCCCCAGAGTTTCGGTTTTCAAAGTTGCCGCGGAGGAGGATCTGA